A part of Salmo trutta chromosome 15, fSalTru1.1, whole genome shotgun sequence genomic DNA contains:
- the LOC115149657 gene encoding zinc finger protein 2 homolog — protein IHQRIHTGEKPFSCTQCGKSFTTSGHLTLHQRTHTGEKPYICGKCGKSFTESSSLTQHQRIHTGEKPYSCAQCGKSFGQSGDLTVHQRIHTGQKPYSCDQCGKSFVGSGLLTLHQRIHTGEKPHSCDQCGTSFTTSSHLIVHQRTHTGEKPYSCDQCGNSFTQLSNLISHQRTHTGDKPYSCDQCGKSFTQPSNLTRHQRTHTGEKPYSCDQCGKFFFTSSHLKIHQRTHTGEKPHGCDQCGKRFVTSGQLTLHQRTHTGD, from the coding sequence attcatcagagaatccacacaggagagaaaccttttagctgtactcaatgtgggaagagttttactacatctggccatctgactctacaccagagaacacacacaggagagaaaccttatatctgtggtaaatgtgggaagagttttactgagtctagcagtctgactcaacaccagagaatccacacaggagagaaaccttatagctgtgctcaatgtgggaagagttttggtcaatctggagatctgacagtgcatcagagaatacatacaggacagaaaccctatagctgtgatcaatgtggcaagagttttgtTGGATCTGGTCtgctgacattacaccagagaatccacacaggagagaaacctcatagctgtgatcaatgtggtactagttttactacatctagccatcttattgtacaccagagaacacacacaggagagaaaccttatagctgtgatcaatgtgggaacagttttactcagctaagcaacctgatatcacaccagagaacacacactggagataaaccttatagctgtgatcaatgtgggaagagttttactcagccaaGCAACCTGAcacgacaccagagaacacacacaggagagaaaccatatagctgtgatcaatgtgggaagtttttttttacatcgagccatctgaagatacaccagagaacacacacaggagagaaacctcatggctgtgatcaatgtgggaagaggtttgttACATCTGGtcagctgactttacaccagagaacacacacaggagat